The following are encoded together in the Labrus mixtus chromosome 2, fLabMix1.1, whole genome shotgun sequence genome:
- the LOC132954200 gene encoding procollagen galactosyltransferase 1-like → MSPPESAQHNSPKHPPCASPSAVSPARVFPPAMPRVTSLLPALLFALLPGLSQGYFPEERWSPESPLLAPRVVIALICRNSAHSLPLFLGAIERLNYPKDRIALWVATDHNIDNTTAILREWLIKVQNDYHYVEWRPDEESSAFEDEVGSKHWNNLRYEHVMKLRQAALETAREVWADYLLVADCDNLLTNQDVLWKLMRENKTIVAPMLESRAAYSNFWCGMTSQGYYKRTPAYMPIRKLERRGCFAVPMVHSTYLLDLQKEASRQLAFHPPHPEYSWALDDVIVFAFSARMADVQMYVCNKETYGYFPVPMRSHASLQDETESFLHTQLEIMVKNPPLEPSSFLSLPPKQPNKIGFDEVFMINLVRRTDRRERMLRALYEQELSCKVVAAVDGKYIVDRGLQTSLVIEDDLRFEVFFRRRLQALLQEVTTHKLDWDLIYIGRKRMQVDHPETSVPKIHNLVEADYSYWTLGYMLSLQGAQKLLRAQPLTKMLPVDEFLPVMYNKHPISDYMDHFERRDLRAFSAEPLLLYPTHYTGDLGYISDTETSVVWDNETVRTDWDRAKSRKTQEQGELSIEAQNSDVLQSELENWSARDEL, encoded by the exons ATGTCTCCTCCTGAGTCGGCTCAACACAACAGCCCCAAACATCCTCCGTGTGCCTCTCCGTCCGCCGTGTCACCAGCCCGAGTCTTTCCCCCTGCCATGCCCCGGGTCACCTCGCTGCTGCCGGCCCTGCTGTTCGCCCTGCTGCCCGGTCTGAGCCAGGGCTATTTCCCCGAGGAGCGCTGGAGCCCCGAGTCTCCGCTCCTCGCTCCCCGGGTCGTCATCGCGCTGATCTGCCGCAACTCTGCGCACTCTCTGCCGCTGTTCCTGGGAGCCATCGAGCGCCTCAACTACCCCAAGGACCGCATCGCACTATG GGTGGCGACAGATCACAACATCGATAACACCACCGCCATCCTGAGAGAGTGGCTCATCAAGGTGCAGAACGACTATCACTATGTGGAGTGGAGGCCTGATGAAgagtccag tgccTTTGAAGATGAGGTGGGGTCTAAGCACTGGAACAACCTGCGTTATGAACATGTGATGAAGCTCCGTCAGGCGGCGCTGGAGACCGCCCGTGAGGTCTGGGCTGACTACCTCCTG GTGGCTGACTGCGACAACCTGCTCACCAATCAGGATGTGTTGTGGAAACTGATGAGAGAGAATAAAACCATTGTGGCGCCCATGCTGGAGTCTAGAGCAGCGTACTCCAACTTCTGGTGCGGCATGACGTCACAG GGTTACTACAAGCGCACGCCGGCCTACATGCCCATTCGTAAACTGGAGCGGCGTGGCTGTTTCGCCGTCCCGATGGTCCACTCCACCTACCTGTTGGACCTGCAGAAAGAGGCTTCCCGTCAGCTGGCCTTTCATCCACCACACCCAGAGTACAGCTGGGCACTGGATGATGTCATCGTCTTTGCTTTCTCAGCTCGCATGGCCG ACGTGCAGATGTATGTGTGCAACAAGGAAACGTACGGGTATTTCCCCGTCCCCATGCGTTCTCATGCTTCCCTTCAGGATGAGACTGAGAGCTTCCTGCACACTCAGCTTGAGATCATGG TGAAGAATCCTCCGTTGGAGCCGTCCAGCTTCCTGTCTCTTCCTCCCAAGCAGCCCAACAAGATCGGCTTTGATGAG GTGTTCATGATCAACCTGGTGCGGAGAACTGACCGCCGTGAGCGGATGCTGAGAGCGCTGTACGAGCAGGAGCTCAGCTGTAaggttgttgctgctgtggaTGGCAAGTAc ATAGTAGATCGAGGTTTGCAGACCTCCCTCGTCATTGAGGACGACCTCCGCTTCGAGGTGTTCTTCAGACGGCGTCTACAGGCGCTGCTGCAGGAGGTGACGACACACAAGCTGGACTGGGATCTCAT CTACATCGGGAGGAAGCGGATGCAGGTGGACCACCCCGAGACGTCTGTACCAAAAATCCACAATCTGGTGGAGGCGGATTACTCCTACTGGACTCTTGGCTACATGTTGTCATTACAGGGAGCCCAGAAACTGCTCAGAGCCCAACCTCTGACAAAGATGCTTCCTGTCGACGAGTTCCTCCCTGTCATGTACAACAAACATCCAAT CTCAGACTACATGGACCACTTTGAGAGACGGGACCTCCGTGCCTTCTCAGCCGAGCCACTTCTGCTGTATCCGACCCATTACACAGGAGACCTGGGCTACATCAGTGACACGGAAACCTCTGTGGTCTGGGACAACGAGACTGTCAGGACCGACTGGGACCGAGCCAAGTCGAGGAAAACCCAGGAGCAGGGGGAGCTGAGCATTGAGGCCCAGAACTCGGATGTGCTGCAGTCTGAACTGGAGAACTGGAGCGCACGAGACGAGCTGTGA
- the LOC132954206 gene encoding nuclear factor 7, brain-like has protein sequence MSCPVLLPVSLLQGEDEGLPSPWSMDSSELCEDHGDSLSLFCLDDLEPLCQQCAAECHAGHRVYLLTEAAADCKEELRSSLNGLQKKMVQFEKASQTCEHAAKHNQAEVKLTEELMGREFELLHRFLREEEAVRLRSLRDEQEEKKRDAEERRDTMTQLIKSVEEKIQLMEEELNADGDGVEYLQVTSFIRRDEQVRFLSYIYQSRHKFMRLTLYICFLLSACSGSLESPQVCTPLIDVSSHLGNLQHSVWEKLKGIAAYTPVTFDPRAAGPSLRVSPTFNRVTPGPSQGPGGGLCVSDNPERLHPYSCTLSREGFDSGETCWDIQVGDATRWTVGVAAESVSRETKSEVCPEAGPWCISLRDKKYRALTSPSQDLNLDDTVHLSRVRVRLDWEEGTLEFRNADTDTRLFMFRHRFTEKVYPYFESQSDHVTVEDTEEITSESYPERRYNSVSSAYDNNTKPECRRQHSAVCSVREEKKTKAQRHSMKAKQVKTKEVQRSDEKKESSPPRFRVTYHVSLNKALQIVQSQTHPDHPQS, from the exons ATGAGCTGCCCAgttctcctccctgtctccttgcTCCAGGGGGAGGATGAGGGTCTCCCCTCTCCCTGGTCAATGGACTCCTCAGAGCTGTGTGAGGATCATGGAGACAGTCTGTCCCTGTTCTGTTTGGATGACCTGGAGCCTTTGTGTCAACAGTGTGCAGCTGAGTGCCACGCAGGACACCGAGTTTACCTCCTGACAGAGGCTGCAGCTGACTGTAAG GAGGAGCTAAGATCATCTTTAAATGGGCTGCAGAAAAAGATGGTTCAGTTTGAAAAAGCCTCACAGACCTGTGAGCATGCGGCAAAACACAACCAG GCAGAGGTCAAACTCACAGAGGAGCTGATGGGGAGAGAGTTTGAGCTCCTTCATCGGTTtctgagagaggaggaagcagtGAGGTTACGCTCGCTCAGAgacgagcaggaggagaagaagagagacgcAGAAGAGCGGAGAGACACGATGACTCAGCTGATCAAATCTGTGGAGGAGAAGATCCAGCTGATGGAAGAGGAACTGAATGCCGACGGAGACGGGGTGGAATATCTACAGGTAACTTCATTCAT ACGACGTGACGAGCAGGTAAGATTTCTTTCATATATTTATCAAAGTAGACACAAGTTCATGCGTCTAACTCTTTACATTTGTTTCTTACTCAGTGCTTGTTCAGGTAGCTTGGAGTCCCCACAGGTGTGCACACCTCTAATAGATGTGTCCTCACACCTGGGAAACCTGCAGCATTCTGTGTGGGAGAAACTGAAAGGCATCGCCGCATACA CCCCGGTGACATTTGACCCCAGGGCAGCTGGCCCCTCTCTGAGGGTATCTCCCACGTTCAACAGGGTCACACCTGGACCTTCACAGGGGCCGGGAGggggtctctgtgtttctgataATCCAGAACGTTTACACCCGTACTCCTGCACACTAAGCAGAGAGGGCTTCGACTCAGGAGAGACCTGCTGGGACATCCAG GTTGGTGACGCCACGAGGTGGACCGTGGGAGTGGCAGCTGAATCAGTCTCCAGGGAGACAAAGTCAGAGGTCTGTCCTGAGGCAGGACCCTGGTGTATCAGCCTGCGAGACAAAAAGTACAGAGCTCTGACCTCTCCCTCTCAAGACCTGAATCTGGATGACACAGTCCACCTGAGCAGGGTCCGTGTGAGGCTGGACTGGGAGGAGGGGACTCTGGAATTCAGAAATGCTGATACTGACACGCGTCTGTTCATGTTTCGACACCGCTTTACTGAGAAGGTGTACCCTTACTTTGAGAGTCAGTCAGATCACGTCACTGTGGAAGACACTGAGGAGATCACAAGTGAATCTTACCCTGAGCGAAGATATAACAGTGTATCATCGGCatatgacaacaacacaaagccTGAGTGCAGACGTCAACACTCAGCAGTTTGTtctgtgagagaggagaagaaaactaAAGCTCAGAGACACAGCATGAAGGCGAAGCAGGTGAAAACGAAGGAGGTTCAGAGATCTGACgagaagaaagagagcagcCCCCCCAGGTTCAGGGTCACCTACCATGTCTCTCTGAACAAAGCCCTTCAAATCGTCCAATCACAGACTCATCCTGATCATCCTCAGAGTTAG
- the LOC132985201 gene encoding long-chain fatty acid transport protein 1-like isoform X1 — translation MNLLSGGVVLLSVWGAARLLSLSWLCGLLAGLGLCVVWRGSWRFIRVALCTFRRDLMCLYVIMRVRIPMFRYLRNRSTIPALFAQTVTKYPDKAALIYEATGEVWTFRELQQRCHAVAHWARAQGWLEGDVVALYMKSQPQVVALWLGLAMVGVEAALINHNLRQQSLLHCVGVSRARAVVFGTEMREAVSEVRGSLQPDMLLFISGEHDDKDELCSLDGMLQRSPKHPPDYTVKKRFSDRLFYIYTSGTTGMPKAAIVVHSRYYRIASFGFHSFGLRHDDIIYSCLPLYHSAGTIMAVGQCLLFGVTAVVRAKFSASCFWDDCVKHDCTVILYIGEICRYLLAQPVRSSEAHHRVRVAVGNGLRPTVWEEFVRRFRIGRIGEFYGATECNCSLINIDGKVGACGFNSRILPSFYPIRLVRMTEENGELLRDPQGLCVPCQPGEPGMLVGRINHTDPLRRFDGYVDQESTRKKIAPNVFKMGDSAYVSGDVLVMDEYGYMYFKDRSGDTFRWRGENVSTTEVEGVVSGLLGHADVAVYGVSVPGVEGKAGMAAVAHTGGQFDPEAFLTAVKKSLPSYARPVFLRLMPSVDTTGTFKIQKTRLQREGFKPGESRDKMYFLNSRAGRYEALTDELYKDVMEGRVRL, via the exons ATGAATCTTCTGAGTGGAGGTGTAGTCCTCCTCAGTGTGTGGGGGGCTGCTcgactgctctctctctcctggctcTGCGGTCTCTTAGCCGGTCTTGGACTCTGTGTAGTCTGGAGGGGATCCTGGAGGTTCATACGTGTCGCTTTATGCACCTTCAGAAGAGACCTGAT GTGTCTGTATGTGATCATGAGAGTGAGGATTCCCATGTTCCGTTATCTGCGTAACAGAAGCACCATCCCTGCCCTGTTTGCACAGACGGTGACAAAGTATCCAGATAAGGCTGCTCTGATCTACGAGGCCACTGGAGAG GTGTGGACCTTCAGGGAGCTCCAACAGCGATGCCATGCTGTGGCCCACTGGGCGCGTGCACAGGGATGGCTGGAGGGGGATGTGGTGGCCTTGTACATGAAGAGTCAGCCTCAGGTGGTGGCTCTGTGGTTGGGTCTGGCTATGGTGGGTGTGGAGGCTGCACTCATCAACCACAACCTCCGGCAGCAGTCGCTGCTGCACTGTGTCGGCGTGTCAAGAGCTCGGGCCGTGGTGTTCGGGACGGAGATGAGAGAAG CTGTGTCAGAGGTTCGAGGCTCTCTGCAGCCCGACATGCTTTTGTTCATCAGCGGAGAGCACGACGATAAAGACGAGCTCTGCAGCCTGGACGGCATGCTGCAGCGCTCGCCAAAACACCCACCAGACTACACTGTGAAGAAGAGATTCAGTG ACAGACTTTTCTACATCTACACTTCTGGAACAACAGGAATGCCAAAGGCAGCGATAGTGGTGCACAGCAG GTACTATCGTATCGCTTCCTTTGGTTTCCACTCGTTTGGATTAcgtcatgatgacatcatctacAGCTGCCTGCCCCTGTATCACTCTGCAG GCACCATCATGGCTGTAGGACAGTGTTTACTTTTTGGCGTGACTGCTGTTGTCAGGGCCAAGTTCTCGGCCAGTTGCTTCTGGGACGACTGCGTCAAACACGACTGCACG GTCATTCTTTACATAGGAGAGATCTGCCGTTACCTGTTGGCCCAACCTGTCCGTTCATCTGAGGCACATCACAGAGTTCGTGTTGCCGTTGGAAACGGCCTGCGTCCTACTGTGTGGGAGGAGTTCGTCCGGAGATTCAGAATCGGGCGAATCGGAGAATTTTACGGTGCCACCGAGTGCAACTGCAGCCTGATAAACATAGACGGAAAg GTGGGGGCGTGTGGTTTCAACAGTCGCATCCTGCCCAGCTTTTACCCCATCAGACTGGTCAGGATGACAGAGGAGAACGGAGAGCTGCTCAGGGATCCACAGGGACTCTGTGTGCCCTGTCAGCCCG gtgaGCCAGGTATGTTAGTGGGACGAATCAACCATACTGATCCGCTCCGGAGGTTTGACGGCTACGTTGATCAGGAGTCCACCAGGAAGAAAATAGCTCCCAACGTCTTTAAGATGGGAGACTCAGCTTATGTCTCGG gtGACGTTCTGGTGATGGATGAATATGGctacatgtattttaaagacCGAAGTGGAGACACGTTTCGTTGGCGAGGGGAGAACGTCTCCACCACTGAGGTGGAGGGAGTTGTCAGCGGCCTGTTGGGACACGCTGACGTGGCGGTTTACGGAGTTTCTGTACCAG GTGTGGAGGGTAAGGCTGGTATGGCAGCAGTCGCTCACACAGGAGGTCAGTTTGACCCCGAAGCGTTCCTGACGGCCGTAAAGAAATCACTGCCTTCCTACGCACGCCCCGTCTTCCTCAGACTCATGCCGTCTGTTGACACGACAG GTACCTTCAAAATCCAGAAGACGCGGCTGCAGAGGGAAGGATTCAAGCCGGGAGAGTCGAGGGACAAGATGTACTTTCTGAACAGCCGAGCTGGTCGTTACGAGGCCTTGACTGATGAACTATATAAAGACGTCATGGAGGGTAGAGTGCGTCTGTAG
- the LOC132985201 gene encoding long-chain fatty acid transport protein 1-like isoform X2, with product MHLQKRPDTVTKYPDKAALIYEATGEVWTFRELQQRCHAVAHWARAQGWLEGDVVALYMKSQPQVVALWLGLAMVGVEAALINHNLRQQSLLHCVGVSRARAVVFGTEMREAVSEVRGSLQPDMLLFISGEHDDKDELCSLDGMLQRSPKHPPDYTVKKRFSDRLFYIYTSGTTGMPKAAIVVHSRYYRIASFGFHSFGLRHDDIIYSCLPLYHSAGTIMAVGQCLLFGVTAVVRAKFSASCFWDDCVKHDCTVILYIGEICRYLLAQPVRSSEAHHRVRVAVGNGLRPTVWEEFVRRFRIGRIGEFYGATECNCSLINIDGKVGACGFNSRILPSFYPIRLVRMTEENGELLRDPQGLCVPCQPGEPGMLVGRINHTDPLRRFDGYVDQESTRKKIAPNVFKMGDSAYVSGDVLVMDEYGYMYFKDRSGDTFRWRGENVSTTEVEGVVSGLLGHADVAVYGVSVPGVEGKAGMAAVAHTGGQFDPEAFLTAVKKSLPSYARPVFLRLMPSVDTTGTFKIQKTRLQREGFKPGESRDKMYFLNSRAGRYEALTDELYKDVMEGRVRL from the exons ATGCACCTTCAGAAGAGACCTGAT ACGGTGACAAAGTATCCAGATAAGGCTGCTCTGATCTACGAGGCCACTGGAGAG GTGTGGACCTTCAGGGAGCTCCAACAGCGATGCCATGCTGTGGCCCACTGGGCGCGTGCACAGGGATGGCTGGAGGGGGATGTGGTGGCCTTGTACATGAAGAGTCAGCCTCAGGTGGTGGCTCTGTGGTTGGGTCTGGCTATGGTGGGTGTGGAGGCTGCACTCATCAACCACAACCTCCGGCAGCAGTCGCTGCTGCACTGTGTCGGCGTGTCAAGAGCTCGGGCCGTGGTGTTCGGGACGGAGATGAGAGAAG CTGTGTCAGAGGTTCGAGGCTCTCTGCAGCCCGACATGCTTTTGTTCATCAGCGGAGAGCACGACGATAAAGACGAGCTCTGCAGCCTGGACGGCATGCTGCAGCGCTCGCCAAAACACCCACCAGACTACACTGTGAAGAAGAGATTCAGTG ACAGACTTTTCTACATCTACACTTCTGGAACAACAGGAATGCCAAAGGCAGCGATAGTGGTGCACAGCAG GTACTATCGTATCGCTTCCTTTGGTTTCCACTCGTTTGGATTAcgtcatgatgacatcatctacAGCTGCCTGCCCCTGTATCACTCTGCAG GCACCATCATGGCTGTAGGACAGTGTTTACTTTTTGGCGTGACTGCTGTTGTCAGGGCCAAGTTCTCGGCCAGTTGCTTCTGGGACGACTGCGTCAAACACGACTGCACG GTCATTCTTTACATAGGAGAGATCTGCCGTTACCTGTTGGCCCAACCTGTCCGTTCATCTGAGGCACATCACAGAGTTCGTGTTGCCGTTGGAAACGGCCTGCGTCCTACTGTGTGGGAGGAGTTCGTCCGGAGATTCAGAATCGGGCGAATCGGAGAATTTTACGGTGCCACCGAGTGCAACTGCAGCCTGATAAACATAGACGGAAAg GTGGGGGCGTGTGGTTTCAACAGTCGCATCCTGCCCAGCTTTTACCCCATCAGACTGGTCAGGATGACAGAGGAGAACGGAGAGCTGCTCAGGGATCCACAGGGACTCTGTGTGCCCTGTCAGCCCG gtgaGCCAGGTATGTTAGTGGGACGAATCAACCATACTGATCCGCTCCGGAGGTTTGACGGCTACGTTGATCAGGAGTCCACCAGGAAGAAAATAGCTCCCAACGTCTTTAAGATGGGAGACTCAGCTTATGTCTCGG gtGACGTTCTGGTGATGGATGAATATGGctacatgtattttaaagacCGAAGTGGAGACACGTTTCGTTGGCGAGGGGAGAACGTCTCCACCACTGAGGTGGAGGGAGTTGTCAGCGGCCTGTTGGGACACGCTGACGTGGCGGTTTACGGAGTTTCTGTACCAG GTGTGGAGGGTAAGGCTGGTATGGCAGCAGTCGCTCACACAGGAGGTCAGTTTGACCCCGAAGCGTTCCTGACGGCCGTAAAGAAATCACTGCCTTCCTACGCACGCCCCGTCTTCCTCAGACTCATGCCGTCTGTTGACACGACAG GTACCTTCAAAATCCAGAAGACGCGGCTGCAGAGGGAAGGATTCAAGCCGGGAGAGTCGAGGGACAAGATGTACTTTCTGAACAGCCGAGCTGGTCGTTACGAGGCCTTGACTGATGAACTATATAAAGACGTCATGGAGGGTAGAGTGCGTCTGTAG